The proteins below come from a single Solidesulfovibrio sp. genomic window:
- a CDS encoding HD domain-containing phosphohydrolase, translated as MTADKPAAEEAVPAQELKAYLPIKTLSLRPWGKGRFSVYVRKGNGLVLYATRGAAFSADQLSRLRAMGVATVYIHKGEMRHYENYLREALGEVLLDESIPLADRAEVWHASAANLARGVLEEKLPHSLSRSRFDQVGKLVRQSIGFLQGPDAVKNVAKLISKGYQEYQHGLAVMVLTSLVLMDRPGVDEELLVKVGVGALLHDVGKLGLPEGLLERRPDGWAPEEETAFRSHPALGVGLCVGLPLPPETLHCILFHHEQEDGKGFPAGLPSAGIPNYVKALAVCNTYDALTRACVWRPAYPPFEALRKMEARKETLDKAFFKRLIMILADAEVLQGGGKAAKKGELPPTPQPPQTAQAAPPAGPAQPAGSPQAPPAPGANANGQGS; from the coding sequence GTGACCGCCGACAAGCCCGCGGCCGAAGAGGCCGTCCCGGCCCAGGAACTCAAGGCCTACCTGCCCATCAAGACCCTGTCCCTGCGCCCCTGGGGCAAGGGGCGCTTTTCCGTCTACGTGCGCAAGGGAAACGGCCTGGTCCTGTACGCCACGCGCGGCGCGGCCTTTTCCGCCGACCAGCTCTCCCGGCTGCGGGCCATGGGCGTGGCCACGGTCTACATCCACAAAGGGGAGATGCGCCATTACGAGAACTATCTGCGCGAGGCCCTGGGCGAGGTGCTCCTTGACGAATCCATCCCCCTGGCCGACCGGGCCGAGGTCTGGCATGCCAGCGCCGCCAACCTGGCCCGGGGCGTGCTCGAGGAAAAGCTCCCCCACAGCCTGAGCCGCAGCCGCTTCGACCAGGTCGGCAAGCTCGTGCGCCAGTCCATCGGCTTCCTCCAGGGTCCCGACGCCGTCAAGAACGTGGCCAAGCTCATCAGCAAGGGCTACCAGGAATACCAGCACGGCCTGGCCGTCATGGTGCTCACCTCGCTCGTGCTCATGGACCGGCCGGGCGTGGACGAGGAACTGCTGGTCAAGGTCGGCGTGGGGGCGCTGCTGCACGACGTGGGCAAGCTCGGGCTGCCCGAGGGGCTGCTGGAGCGCCGGCCGGACGGCTGGGCCCCGGAGGAGGAAACGGCCTTCCGCTCCCACCCGGCGCTGGGCGTGGGGCTGTGCGTGGGCCTGCCCCTGCCGCCGGAAACCCTGCACTGCATCCTGTTCCACCACGAGCAGGAGGACGGCAAGGGCTTTCCGGCCGGCCTGCCTTCCGCCGGTATCCCCAACTATGTCAAGGCGCTCGCCGTGTGCAACACCTACGACGCCCTGACCCGGGCCTGCGTCTGGCGGCCGGCCTATCCGCCCTTCGAGGCCCTGCGCAAGATGGAGGCCCGCAAGGAAACCCTGGACAAGGCCTTCTTCAAGCGGCTGATCATGATCCTGGCCGACGCCGAGGTGCTCCAGGGCGGCGGCAAGGCGGCCAAAAAGGGCGAACTGCCGCCCACGCCCCAGCCGCCCCAAACGGCCCAGGCCGCCCCCCCCGCCGGGCCGGCCCAGCCGGCGGGCTCGCCCCAGGCCCCGCCCGCCCCGGGCGCCAACGCCAACGGGCAAGGAAGCTAG
- a CDS encoding galactosyltransferase-related protein, which translates to MTPDRASPSPTAATPRRVDLTRATFLIPLKFDSLKRVRNLLVALRVLTRYADTAIRLVETGRRPSFEPHLRGLGRAVRYAFLPDDAPFFHRTRLLNRMVREATTPVVVVCDADVACHPANLRRAIRLAEGEADVVLPYDGRFLDVPEPLIPRLLGDPRRFPGEKECRLLYPDGTGGMVFFKKACLLAAGLYNERFKSWGHEDRELLHRLAVFGHPVRRVAGPMLHLHHPRFADSHPMKNPHFAANCREYDRIRALAPEALAAEAAAFPWLAETNPPLFPENGAPCP; encoded by the coding sequence GTGACCCCCGACCGGGCCAGCCCGTCCCCGACCGCCGCCACCCCCCGCCGGGTGGACCTGACCCGGGCGACCTTTCTCATTCCCCTCAAGTTCGATTCCCTGAAGCGGGTACGCAACCTCCTCGTGGCGTTGCGCGTGTTGACCAGGTACGCGGACACGGCGATCCGGCTCGTCGAAACCGGCCGGCGGCCGTCTTTCGAGCCCCACCTGCGCGGTCTCGGCCGGGCCGTCCGCTACGCCTTCCTGCCCGACGACGCGCCCTTTTTCCATCGCACCCGGCTGCTCAACCGGATGGTCCGGGAGGCGACCACGCCCGTGGTGGTCGTGTGCGACGCCGACGTGGCCTGCCATCCCGCCAACCTGCGGCGGGCCATACGCCTGGCCGAGGGGGAGGCGGACGTGGTCCTGCCCTACGACGGCCGCTTCCTGGACGTGCCCGAGCCGCTCATTCCCCGGCTCCTCGGCGACCCCCGGCGGTTCCCCGGCGAAAAGGAATGCCGGCTGCTCTATCCCGACGGCACGGGCGGCATGGTCTTTTTCAAGAAGGCCTGCCTGCTGGCCGCCGGGCTCTACAACGAGCGCTTCAAGTCCTGGGGCCACGAGGACCGGGAGTTGTTGCACCGCCTGGCCGTTTTCGGCCATCCTGTCCGGCGCGTCGCCGGCCCCATGCTCCACCTGCACCATCCCCGGTTCGCCGACAGCCACCCCATGAAAAACCCCCACTTCGCCGCCAACTGCCGGGAATACGACCGGATACGCGCCCTGGCCCCCGAAGCGCTGGCGGCCGAGGCCGCCGCCTTCCCCTGGCTGGCCGAAACGAATCCGCCCCTGTTCCCGGAAAACGGAGCGCCCTGCCCATGA
- a CDS encoding glycosyltransferase, with product MNRLAWLANPLFARALDTVLAPFGWRVDHLPVPAHRFFTWDELVAAFGFVPDALVYGDMSVPPMLLGLEAYPCLTAFACVDSHIHAWYPLYAQAFDLCLVGLADHLPGFAGPFLPADRLLWSPPFAAAADRPGPQGLDGPKATDLVFVGKDDPALTPVRSALLARLRGRFPGFRSFRGPYREAFRQARLVLNIAEHGDLNYRVFEALGCGAALVTPRVGHGQDALFTDGRDLFLYDQDDFDGLCRLVEALLADPARRARAAASGLATVDAGHRDVHRARAFADRFLAPPHEEVVAARQHRAPAIHARVLRPLFLHWAEACRADPALAARFLAAARP from the coding sequence ATGAACCGCCTGGCCTGGCTGGCCAATCCGCTTTTCGCCCGGGCCCTGGACACGGTCCTGGCCCCTTTCGGCTGGCGGGTGGACCACCTCCCGGTGCCGGCCCACCGCTTTTTCACCTGGGACGAGCTGGTGGCCGCCTTCGGCTTCGTCCCCGACGCCCTGGTCTACGGCGACATGAGCGTGCCACCCATGCTGCTCGGGCTCGAAGCCTATCCGTGCCTGACGGCGTTCGCCTGCGTGGATTCCCACATCCACGCCTGGTATCCGCTCTACGCCCAGGCCTTCGACCTGTGCCTGGTCGGGCTGGCCGACCACCTGCCGGGCTTTGCCGGCCCGTTTTTGCCGGCCGATCGTCTGCTCTGGTCGCCGCCCTTCGCCGCCGCGGCCGACCGGCCCGGCCCCCAAGGCCTGGACGGCCCCAAGGCCACGGACCTGGTCTTCGTGGGCAAGGACGACCCGGCGCTCACCCCGGTGCGCAGCGCCCTGCTGGCCCGGCTGCGGGGGCGTTTCCCCGGCTTCCGGTCGTTTCGCGGCCCCTACCGCGAGGCTTTCCGGCAGGCGAGGCTCGTGCTCAATATCGCCGAGCACGGCGACCTCAACTACCGGGTCTTCGAGGCCCTGGGCTGCGGCGCGGCCCTGGTCACGCCGCGCGTCGGCCACGGCCAGGACGCGCTTTTCACCGACGGCCGGGACCTGTTCCTCTACGACCAGGACGATTTCGACGGGCTGTGCCGGCTGGTCGAGGCCCTTCTGGCCGACCCGGCCCGCCGCGCCCGGGCCGCCGCCTCGGGGCTGGCCACCGTCGACGCCGGCCACCGGGACGTCCACCGAGCCCGGGCCTTCGCCGACCGCTTCCTGGCCCCGCCCCACGAAGAAGTTGTCGCGGCCAGGCAACACCGCGCCCCGGCCATCCAC